One segment of Desulfovibrio porci DNA contains the following:
- a CDS encoding diguanylate cyclase domain-containing protein, with protein sequence MTFTVFSHVADSKWTLIHRVPMLPTMRPILWSFGVQTLLYALFFLLFQRYGRKAFSPVDNIFHHVADLDKSVRGSNEFSVEKVSGLIEISRRGLFDTLTNLPTRHLFYQKVGEVLKKSPGQRHAVFFFDMDRLKPINDNLGSGLIN encoded by the coding sequence TTGACCTTCACCGTTTTCAGCCATGTGGCCGACAGCAAATGGACGCTCATTCACCGCGTGCCGATGCTGCCCACCATGCGTCCCATACTGTGGAGTTTCGGCGTGCAGACGCTGCTCTACGCCCTGTTTTTTCTGCTCTTCCAGCGCTATGGGCGCAAGGCCTTTTCGCCGGTGGACAACATCTTCCACCATGTGGCCGATCTGGACAAAAGCGTGCGCGGCTCCAATGAATTTTCCGTGGAGAAGGTCAGCGGCCTTATCGAAATTTCCCGGCGCGGCCTGTTCGACACGCTCACCAACCTGCCCACCCGCCATCTTTTTTACCAGAAAGTCGGCGAAGTTCTCAAAAAGTCGCCCGGTCAGCGGCATGCCGTCTTCTTTTTCGATATGGACAGGCTGAAGCCCATCAACGACAACCTAGGCTCAGGACTCATTAATTGA
- a CDS encoding cache domain-containing protein, giving the protein MSCKKLSSTGTVSGLFSRSLWLVFAAFVCISLGSALYAGYLFIKTTAEDSTRALTGDLTSRLEATYNLLEGMSKQPLIQDTTVSVLDRAMSMKPYADAFQFWMIGVVDPDGTISSTLRPKVAKLKRDYIPRIMRTGKRELSDPFPAGATGDMNFTQFMPVKKDGKVVSICFVTTPLTHMSQLPPFRTRSEYGYYLLVDSRRAIIAHPDADKLMVDIKNLVDKETFLLGSSREQFLDDIEKQRQFHLLF; this is encoded by the coding sequence ATGTCCTGCAAAAAGCTCTCTTCTACCGGCACGGTCAGCGGACTTTTTTCCAGAAGCCTGTGGCTGGTGTTCGCGGCGTTCGTCTGCATCAGTCTCGGCAGTGCACTTTACGCCGGATATCTTTTCATCAAAACCACAGCCGAGGATTCCACCAGAGCGCTGACCGGGGATCTCACATCTCGTCTTGAGGCGACCTACAACCTGCTTGAGGGCATGAGCAAGCAGCCTCTGATCCAGGATACCACCGTTTCCGTTCTGGACCGCGCCATGAGCATGAAACCCTATGCCGACGCCTTCCAGTTCTGGATGATCGGCGTGGTGGATCCGGACGGCACCATTTCCAGTACGCTACGGCCGAAAGTCGCCAAGCTGAAGCGCGACTATATCCCCCGGATCATGCGAACCGGCAAACGGGAGCTCAGCGACCCCTTCCCCGCCGGGGCCACGGGCGACATGAATTTCACCCAGTTCATGCCGGTCAAAAAAGACGGTAAAGTCGTCAGCATCTGTTTCGTCACAACTCCGCTGACGCACATGAGCCAGTTGCCGCCGTTCCGCACCCGTTCCGAATACGGCTATTATCTTCTGGTGGACAGCCGCCGCGCGATCATCGCGCACCCGGACGCCGACAAGCTGATGGTGGATATAAAAAATCTGGTCGACAAGGAAACCTTTTTGCTCGGCAGCAGTCGGGAACAGTTCCTCGACGATATCGAAAAGCAGCGGCAGTTTCATCTGCTTTTTTGA